From a single Brassica napus cultivar Da-Ae chromosome C9, Da-Ae, whole genome shotgun sequence genomic region:
- the LOC106372332 gene encoding 5-formyltetrahydrofolate cyclo-ligase, mitochondrial isoform X1, protein MIGARVFSITTSIFFFPRILTRPVSRLQPAATRSVVAMSTTTSKSQEELDSIFKQKRIVRSTVRKSLKAMDPSLRTQQDDAIQNTVLEAPWFKSCRGLCAYISCKSLNEVDTSKILSKILQHPDPNTMAQKKLYVPWVEDKNSNMRMLHISHMDDLIANSMNILEPAPVDAQGNEREDGTTLYKLRIISIISPARNDTLFFFLWIVLQAEEPVDLFILPGLAFDRCGRRLGRGGGYYDTFLKRYQDRAKEKGWSNPLKVALSYSPQILDDGSIPVTPNDVLIDALVTPSGVLPISPRAIERT, encoded by the exons ATGATTGGAGCTCGCGTCTTTTCTATCACGACatcaatcttcttcttccccagGATCTTGACCCGACCCGTGTCCAGATTACAACCGGCAGCTACTAGATCCGTCGTCGCCATGAGCACCACCACCAGCAAAAGTCAAGAGGAGCTCGATTCCATTTTCAAGCAGAAACGGATTGTGCGTTCAACCGTCCGCAAATCCCTAAAAGCCATGGACCCTTCCCTCCGAACACAACAAG ATGATGCCATTCAAAACACTGTTCTTGAAGCTCCTTGGTTCAAATCATGTCGGGGATTGTGTGCTTACATTAGCTGCAAGTCTCTCAACGAAGTCGACACTTCTAAAATCTTGTCCAAGATTCTGCAACATCCTg aTCCAAATACAATGGCACAGAAAAAGCTATATGTCCCTTGGGTAGAGGACAAGAACAGTAACATGCGTATGCTGCACATATCTCATATGGATGACCTCATTGCAAACTCTATGAACATTTTGGAACCAGCTCCAGTTGATGCTCAAGGGAATGAGCGTGAAGATGGTACTACCCTGTATAAGCTTCGCATTATAAGTATTATATCACCGGCTAGAAATgacactttgtttttttttctatggaTAGTGTTACAAGCAGAGGAACCGGTCGATCTATTCATCTTGCCAG GACTTGCGTTTGATAGATGTGGGCGACGTTTAGGCCGTGGGGGTGG CTACTACGACACTTTCTTGAAGAGGTACCAAGACCGTGCAAAGGAGAAGGGATGGAGCAATCCACTCAAgg TTGCATTGTCATACTCACCTCAGATTCTTGACGACGGAAGTATTCCTGTAACACCAAATGATGTTCTGATCGATGCCCTTGTGACACCTTCTGGTGTGCTTCCCATTAGTCCTCGTGCTATCGAGAG AACGTGA
- the LOC106372332 gene encoding 5-formyltetrahydrofolate cyclo-ligase, mitochondrial isoform X2 encodes MIGARVFSITTSIFFFPRILTRPVSRLQPAATRSVVAMSTTTSKSQEELDSIFKQKRIVRSTVRKSLKAMDPSLRTQQDDAIQNTVLEAPWFKSCRGLCAYISCKSLNEVDTSKILSKILQHPDPNTMAQKKLYVPWVEDKNSNMRMLHISHMDDLIANSMNILEPAPVDAQGNEREDVLQAEEPVDLFILPGLAFDRCGRRLGRGGGYYDTFLKRYQDRAKEKGWSNPLKVALSYSPQILDDGSIPVTPNDVLIDALVTPSGVLPISPRAIERT; translated from the exons ATGATTGGAGCTCGCGTCTTTTCTATCACGACatcaatcttcttcttccccagGATCTTGACCCGACCCGTGTCCAGATTACAACCGGCAGCTACTAGATCCGTCGTCGCCATGAGCACCACCACCAGCAAAAGTCAAGAGGAGCTCGATTCCATTTTCAAGCAGAAACGGATTGTGCGTTCAACCGTCCGCAAATCCCTAAAAGCCATGGACCCTTCCCTCCGAACACAACAAG ATGATGCCATTCAAAACACTGTTCTTGAAGCTCCTTGGTTCAAATCATGTCGGGGATTGTGTGCTTACATTAGCTGCAAGTCTCTCAACGAAGTCGACACTTCTAAAATCTTGTCCAAGATTCTGCAACATCCTg aTCCAAATACAATGGCACAGAAAAAGCTATATGTCCCTTGGGTAGAGGACAAGAACAGTAACATGCGTATGCTGCACATATCTCATATGGATGACCTCATTGCAAACTCTATGAACATTTTGGAACCAGCTCCAGTTGATGCTCAAGGGAATGAGCGTGAAGATG TGTTACAAGCAGAGGAACCGGTCGATCTATTCATCTTGCCAG GACTTGCGTTTGATAGATGTGGGCGACGTTTAGGCCGTGGGGGTGG CTACTACGACACTTTCTTGAAGAGGTACCAAGACCGTGCAAAGGAGAAGGGATGGAGCAATCCACTCAAgg TTGCATTGTCATACTCACCTCAGATTCTTGACGACGGAAGTATTCCTGTAACACCAAATGATGTTCTGATCGATGCCCTTGTGACACCTTCTGGTGTGCTTCCCATTAGTCCTCGTGCTATCGAGAG AACGTGA
- the LOC106372330 gene encoding protein adenylyltransferase SelO produces the protein MLLRVCSPPSSFFYLRPLHLLTSSSKLQFSPSLRRESRLIPSRSSSSFRRMESSPASSSSQTPVTASETDSLAKDLQNQNLGASVDEGGAKIKRKLEDFNWNHSFVKELPGDPRSDVTSREVLHACYSKVSPSVPVDDPQLVAWSDSVAELLELDPKEFERPDFPLLLSGAKPLPGAMPYAQCYGGHQFGMWAGQLGDGRAITLGEVLNSKGERWELQLKGAGKTPYSRFADGLAVLRSSIREFLCSEAMHFLGIPTTRALCLLTTGQDVTRDMFYDGNPKEEPGAIVCRVSQSFLRFGSYQIHASRGKEDLEIVRKLADYAIKHHFPHIESMNRSDDSLSFITGKEDDSVVDLTSNKYAAWVVEIAERTATLVARWQGVGFTHGVLNTDNMSILGQTIDYGPFGFLDAFDPSFTPNTTDLPGRRYCFANQPDIGLWNIAQFAKSLAVAELINQKEANYAMERYGDKFMDEYQAIMSKKLGLSKYNKDIISKLLNNMAVDKVDYTNFFRLLSNVKADPNTPEDELLKPLKAALLDIGKERKEAWIKWVQAYIQEVSGGDTSDEERKARMDSVNPKYILRNYLCQSAIDAAEQGDFSEVNNLIRLMKNPYEDQPGMQKYARLPPAWAYRPGVCMLSCSS, from the exons atgttGTTGCGTGTGTGTAGTCCACCGTCGTCTTTCTTCTACCTCCGACCGCTTCATCTCCTCACTTCCTCTTCGAAACTCCAATTCTCTCCCTCTCTTCGCCGAGAGTCTCGATTAATCCCTTCCCGATCCTCTTCTTCGTTCCGTCGGATGGAGTCTTCCCCGGCTTCGTCTTCGTCTCAGACGCCGGTAACCGCTTCGGAAACCGATTCCTTAGCGAAGGATCTGCAGAATCAAAATCTGGGAGCTTCTGTTGATGAAGGCGGGGCTAAGATCAAACGGAAGCTCGAAGATTTTAACTGGAACCACTCCTTTGTTAAGGAGCTGCCTGGTGATCCCAGAAGCGATGTTACCTCGCGTGAG GTGTTGCATGCTTGCTACTCAAAAGTTTCCCCATCAGTACCAGTAGATGATCCTCAGCTTGTAGCATGGTCTGACTCTGTTGCTGAGCTATTGGAGTTAGATCCTAAAGA ATTTGAAAGGCCAGACTTCCCTCTCCTACTATCTGGTGCTAAACCTTTACCAGGAGC AATGCCTTATGCACAGTGCTATGGAGGACACCAGTTTGGCATGTGGGCTGGACAACTAGGTGATGGTCGTGCCATTACTCTTGGAGAAGTTTTGAACTCCAAAGGCGAAAGATGGGAGCTTCAGCTTAAAGGTGCGGGCAAGACTCCTTATAGCCGTTTCGCTGATGGGCTTGCAGTGCTGCGTAGTAGCATCAGGGAGTTCCTTTGCAGTGAAGCTATGCATTTTCTTGGTATCCCTACCACTCGTGCCCTTTGTCTTCTCACTACAGGTCAAGATGTCACTCGCGACATGTTCTATGA TGGCAATCCAAAGGAAGAACCTGGCGCAATCGTTTGCAGGGTGTCTCAGTCTTTTCTCCGTTTCGGCTCATACCAAATACATGCTTCTAGAGGCAAAGAGGATCTTGAGATTGTTCGGAAGCTTGCAGACTACGCCATCAAACATCACTTCCCACATATAGAGAGCATGAACAGAAGCGACGACAGCTTATCTTTCATAACCGGCAAAGAAGATGATTCCGTTGTGGATCTAACCTCAAACAAGTATGCAG caTGGGTTGTTGAGATTGCGGAGCGTACAGCGACCTTAGTTGCAAGATGGCAAGGTGTAGGTTTCACTCATGGTGTGCTCAACACTGACAATATGAGCATTTTGGGTCAGACTATAGACTATGGTCCGTTTGGGTTCTTGGATGCTTTTGATCCGAGTTTCACCCCAAACACCACAGACCTCCCGGGGAGAAGATACTGTTTTGCAAATCAGCCTGACATCGGCTTGTGGAACATTGCTCAGTTTGCTAAGTCTCTTGCTGTTGCTGAGCTGATCAATCAAAAGGAGGCCAATTACGCCATGGAGAG GTACGGTGATAAATTCATGGATGAGTATCAAGCCATAATGTCAAAGAAGCTTGGTCTTTCCAAGTATAACAAGGACATCATTAGTAAACTTCTGAACAATATGGCTGTTGATAAAGTCGATTACACAAACTTCTTCCGGCTTCTTTCAAATGTTAAAGCAGACCCCAACACACCTGAGGATGAGTTGTTGAAGCCCTTGAAAGCTGCTCTCTTGGACATTGGAAAGGAGAGAAAAGAAGCTTGGATCAAATGGGTCCAAGCGTATATACAGGAG GTGAGTGGTGGTGACACATCAGATGAAGAAAGAAAAGCAAGGATGGATTCAGTGAATCCAAAGTACATTCTAAGGAACTATCTCTGCCAAAGCGCAATAGATGCAGCTGAACAAGGCGACTTCTCAGAGGTCAACAACTTGATCCGTCTCATGAAGAATCCTTATGAGGATCAGCCAGGGATGCAGAAGTATGCTCGGTTACCTCCAGCTTGGGCTTATAGGCCAGGCGTCTGCATGCTTTCTTGCTCCTCTTAG
- the LOC106372331 gene encoding protein EMSY-LIKE 3 isoform X2, giving the protein MDYRPSDSSGTDDDLPPSHQSRYQRSGRPAGNGRPSVLNSAPLSRMHNDMETQIHLIEQEAYSSILRAFKAQSDAITWEKESLITELRKELRVSDEEHRELLSRVNADEMIRRIREWRKGNSLQSGVPQMVHDSAPSPAVSGSRKKQKTSQPFAALAMGAPPPALHPSMQPSSSALRRGGPPPGPRTKKPKTFPATSIAGRPQSGALGHEPGETGSLDPLIGKKVWTKWPEDNNFYEAVITDYNAVEGRHALVYDMNTGNETWEWVNLKEISPGDIRWEGEDAGVSRKGGHPGQGRGSAKAMPRGGPSGRGRGSMKTQQHKAQNGIGKKALGDIELLHTDTLIKEVEKVFGSVNPNPAEVEKAKRVLRDHEQALVDAIARLEEMSDGESGNI; this is encoded by the exons ATGGATTACCGACCTTCTGATAGTAGTG GCACGGATGATGACCTACCTCCATCACATCAAAGTAGATATCAAAGAAGCGGGAGACCAGCCGGTAATGGCAGGCCTTCAGTTCTCAATTCTGCGCCGTTATCAAGGATGCACAATGACATGGAAACTCAAATTCATCTCATTGAGCAAGAAGCATATAGCTCTATACTCCGTGCTTTTAAAGCCCAGTCTGATGCTATTACCTGG gAGAAAGAAAGTTTGATCACTGAACTCAGAAAAGAACTTCGGGTGTCTGATGAAGAGCACAGAGAGCTGTTATCTAGGGTTAATGCTGATGAAATGATCAGACGAATAAG GGAATGGAGAAAGGGGAACAGCCTTCAGTCTGGTGTTCCTCAGATGGTTCATGATTCAGCTCCGAGTCCAGCTGTTTCAGGATCACGTAAGAAGCAGAAGACATCACAACCATTCGCCGCGCTAGCAATGGGCGCGCCACCTCCTGCTCTGCACCCATCAATGCAACCGTCTTCGTCTGCGCTGAGAAGGGGAGGTCCTCCACCAGGTCCAAGGACCAAGAAGCCAAAGACA TTCCCAGCTACAAGCATTGCTGGAAGGCCCCAGTCTGGGGCATTAGGACATGAACCAGGTGAAACAGGATCACTTGACCCGTTGATTGGAAAGAAGGTATGGACAAAGTGGCCTGAGGACAACAATTTCTATGAAGCTGTTATAACTGACTACAACGCCGTTGAG GGGCGGCATGCTTTAGTGTATGACATGAACACTGGGAATGAAACTTGGGAATGGGTAAATCTTAAAGAG ATATCTCCGGGAGATATCAGATGGGAAGGTGAGGATGCTGGGGTTTCTCGTAAAGGAGGACATCCTGGGCAAGGCCGTGGAAGTGCAAAGGCCATGCCTCGTGGTGGTCCTAGTGGTAGAGGTAGGGGAAGCATGAAGACACAGCAACACAAAGCACAGAATGGCATAGGGAAGAAAGCTTTAGGCGATATCGAATTACTCCACACTGATACACTAATAAAAGAG GTAGAAAAAGTTTTTGGATCAGTTAACCCAAATCCAGCAGAGGTAGAGAAGGCAAAGAGAGTGCTAAGA GATCATGAGCAAGCTCTTGTGGATGCAATTGCAAGGCTTGAAGAAATGTCAGACGGGGAAAGCGGTAATATTTGA
- the LOC106372331 gene encoding protein EMSY-LIKE 3 isoform X1: protein MDYRPSDSSGTDDDLPPSHQSRYQRSGRPAGNGRPSVLNSAPLSRMHNDMETQIHLIEQEAYSSILRAFKAQSDAITWEKESLITELRKELRVSDEEHRELLSRVNADEMIRRIREWRKGNSLQSGVPQMVHDSAPSPAVSGSRKKQKTSQPFAALAMGAPPPALHPSMQPSSSALRRGGPPPGPRTKKPKTSMQFPATSIAGRPQSGALGHEPGETGSLDPLIGKKVWTKWPEDNNFYEAVITDYNAVEGRHALVYDMNTGNETWEWVNLKEISPGDIRWEGEDAGVSRKGGHPGQGRGSAKAMPRGGPSGRGRGSMKTQQHKAQNGIGKKALGDIELLHTDTLIKEVEKVFGSVNPNPAEVEKAKRVLRDHEQALVDAIARLEEMSDGESGNI, encoded by the exons ATGGATTACCGACCTTCTGATAGTAGTG GCACGGATGATGACCTACCTCCATCACATCAAAGTAGATATCAAAGAAGCGGGAGACCAGCCGGTAATGGCAGGCCTTCAGTTCTCAATTCTGCGCCGTTATCAAGGATGCACAATGACATGGAAACTCAAATTCATCTCATTGAGCAAGAAGCATATAGCTCTATACTCCGTGCTTTTAAAGCCCAGTCTGATGCTATTACCTGG gAGAAAGAAAGTTTGATCACTGAACTCAGAAAAGAACTTCGGGTGTCTGATGAAGAGCACAGAGAGCTGTTATCTAGGGTTAATGCTGATGAAATGATCAGACGAATAAG GGAATGGAGAAAGGGGAACAGCCTTCAGTCTGGTGTTCCTCAGATGGTTCATGATTCAGCTCCGAGTCCAGCTGTTTCAGGATCACGTAAGAAGCAGAAGACATCACAACCATTCGCCGCGCTAGCAATGGGCGCGCCACCTCCTGCTCTGCACCCATCAATGCAACCGTCTTCGTCTGCGCTGAGAAGGGGAGGTCCTCCACCAGGTCCAAGGACCAAGAAGCCAAAGACA TCGATGCAGTTCCCAGCTACAAGCATTGCTGGAAGGCCCCAGTCTGGGGCATTAGGACATGAACCAGGTGAAACAGGATCACTTGACCCGTTGATTGGAAAGAAGGTATGGACAAAGTGGCCTGAGGACAACAATTTCTATGAAGCTGTTATAACTGACTACAACGCCGTTGAG GGGCGGCATGCTTTAGTGTATGACATGAACACTGGGAATGAAACTTGGGAATGGGTAAATCTTAAAGAG ATATCTCCGGGAGATATCAGATGGGAAGGTGAGGATGCTGGGGTTTCTCGTAAAGGAGGACATCCTGGGCAAGGCCGTGGAAGTGCAAAGGCCATGCCTCGTGGTGGTCCTAGTGGTAGAGGTAGGGGAAGCATGAAGACACAGCAACACAAAGCACAGAATGGCATAGGGAAGAAAGCTTTAGGCGATATCGAATTACTCCACACTGATACACTAATAAAAGAG GTAGAAAAAGTTTTTGGATCAGTTAACCCAAATCCAGCAGAGGTAGAGAAGGCAAAGAGAGTGCTAAGA GATCATGAGCAAGCTCTTGTGGATGCAATTGCAAGGCTTGAAGAAATGTCAGACGGGGAAAGCGGTAATATTTGA